The Nicotiana tomentosiformis chromosome 2, ASM39032v3, whole genome shotgun sequence genome includes the window GACAGAGGCTTGAAAAAAGATGTTCAGACCTTCAAAAGGCCGAGGCTGAGGTAATGACCTGCATTTATTAGGCATAGGAATATAATCAGTTGGAGTATGTTAATCTACATGCAGCCTCCAAACTAATGGAGAGATGGTTGACTTAGGTTAATTGAAAATCTAACTCTCGTTATGATCCATGCTAAAGTTATCTAATTATAAAGAGACAAAATAAGCAATTGATAGTATGGACATCAAAATGAATTTTCCATTTACATCGATTTCTATTTATTTACAAGCTATAGAACAACAACTACATctcaatcccaaactagttgGTTGGCTATTTGAATCATCTATAATCATGCCATTTCATTTGGTTAGCTTTGAAGATATAAAATTACCTATTAAAAATTGTATTGGTCCtgtatatttttttggttttgcaTGTTCATAATAGTTCTTTTTTATCAAAGCATTTTCATAGTCGCTAACTCTGCAATGACTTCAAGTGTAAGTTACAAGCCTACTACATAAGTAAAAACATCCTTTGATTTATCCATGCTTCTATAGTTTGCCTGAtatattttaaattctatattcaGGTTGATCTTTTGGGAGATGAGGTAGATACACTTCTGCGACTACTTGAAAAGATATACATCGCACTTGATCACTACTCACCAGTTTTGCAGCATTATCCTGGAGTAAGTCAAATCTTCTGCTCAAAGAAATCTTAAATAACTTTCCCCTTCAATGTAAGTGTTTTTGGGTTCTTTTGATTTAACTTGGAGCAAGTAAAGTTGTTCAAGTATTGTCTCTAAGATTGCAAATACTAAAAATAATTCTATTGAGGCTGCTAGATTCAGGAACTGGCCTTTGCATCTGAAGACAGAATTTTTCTTGCACCAAGTTTTGAAGGACAAGTTAAAGGGAGAAATTAAGAAAAAACAACACCAGAGTATGTAGTAGTTATCATGTGGGGACTATCAGTAACTGCGGTTGAAATGGCAAGTGGGATAAAAGACTTTTTCCTGCTGCTGGTGAACAAATTCCAGGGGTTGGGTGGAGGATtgggcatttaggactatcagTAACTGCGGTTGAAATGGCAAGTGGGATAAAAGACTTTTTCCTGCTGCTGGTGAACAAATTCCAGGGGTTGGGTGGAGGATTGGGCATTTAGGTGTGTGTGTACGGGGTGGGGGTGTTTGACTAGTTGCAGTTTCCCCTGAAGCTTGTATTGTAAGAGGTAACATTGTATCTTCTTACATATCTCTTTTATTCAAATGCAGATTATTGAAATTCTTAAGCTGATAAGAAAGGAGTTAAGGGGAGATTCTGCTAAACCAGTGAAGTAATCTCCTACATAAGGTAATTTTCTTTTGCTATTGGTTAAATTTTATATGGTGGTCTTGGAAGCAGTATAATATTGCTCGATTGCTATCAGTTAGAGCACCAGAATACTGGAGTGTGAAATGTCTATGCAAAAGAGTACATATTACTATATTAGTACTTTTGTTTTCTGGATAGTTATTGCTTTCATCTTTCGAACATAAGGAAAAAGGAAACAACTATTGTTgagttatgtgctacttgttataTCTGCTGTAGCTTCAACATTAGTCAAGCTTCACCCCCATATATTGGTAAGAATTTTTGAGTTATGCTACTTGTTATGTCTACATTAGCTTCAACATTAGTCAAGCGTCACCCTATCTTTTGGTAAGAAAAGGAAAAAACGAATCTTAGTTAAATAACTGCCCTCCAATTACAATAATTTtgggaaaatgacattgtataaccactctcaaaataatagccgaaaaatgtatattttccgtatatatatatacattatgtatgttatatccaaaaattatacaaattttatacacttttttggctaccgaatgtaaatagtttttgacacgggctaaaagtgataatacccttGGCTCTTCTTTTTGATAGTATATGCTCCATTCATCACTGATTAGGGAATGCAAAAGATACACCATACCTGGTTTTTTGCCCATAGTGAACATAAACTCTTTGGGAAAAGAAAAGGGTAGTCACGGTGTATGCATGAAATGCAAGATGTTGTAATTAGAGAAACGCAAATGACCTAACACATGTTTCATGCTTCCTAGCAAGGTTTTggtgataatataaaaatatctcaTCCAATTCGTGGTCGTAAGTGAAAACTCAGTGAAAGACTGGTGTTTTCTTGTGAACTATGAATTCATCAGGTTTCACTATGATCTTAAATATTATGACAAATTAGTATAATAGCAAGCTATTAGAAAGAGACCTAAACCAATTGGATTGCCATTTCTTCCTCAAGCCAAGATACAGAGAGGTCCCTAAACCAATTAGATTGCCATTTCTTCCTCAAGCCAAGATACAGAGAGGTCCCTAAACCAATTAGATTGCCATTTCTTCCTTAAGCCAAGATACAGAGAGGTTTCACTCTGAGCTCAGAGATCATGACAAGTTTGGATATTAGCAAGCTACTCCCTACAGTACTGGAGAGCGCTAGACCTATTAGATTGCCAAGTCTTCCTCTAGCCAAGATACAAAACGATTATGAAATTCCATGATACCCAAAAGGAAACCAATTATTTAAGAAGTGATCTTCCTAACACATGTTTGATGCCTCCTAACAATAATTTGATGGTCATAATAACATATCTCATCCAATTCGTGGTTTCTTAAGTGGAAATTTAACGAAAGGGTGGACCTTCATGGCTTTGGTCTTGTGGTAAGAGCGCTGCGTATGATGTATGGGTTAGGCACACATCATGGATTCGAACCCTGCCATAGACAAAAACCCAttatttaagtggagaagagtAGAAGGGTGGCCTATTATCTACTGAGTTTCGAACCATGTGCTATTGGCCCTCAGAGATTTCTCGGTTATATAAATGCAAATCCTTAATGAAAGGGTGGTGTTCTCTTGTGAATTCATTAGGTTTCACTCTGAGCTTAGAGATTATGACAAGTTAGAATTTAATCAAGCTATTGTTTTTTAGAAGGAAAATTTTTATCAAGCTATTTTTGGACACCAAAATTTGCATTTAGCATATAAATCTAGTGAACAAGTTTTCAGTGACAGCTAGGATATGGGCAGTACACAGATTTTTAGACCATAAAAAAGGATTAAATATGAATGATACCAAGTAATTTGAACATTACAGATGTTGCATCTTTTAACAGATTCAGTGTGTTTAGATATAAATAGCGAGATTATATGCATTATGGAAGTGTAGATAGTAACGTATTAAAATCGCTtgttcttgaaaatatattttggaACTATACCTTGATGTGTTCTACAGTTACCATCTCTTTGACCTGTTAACATTTTACGAACATCGTTACAATTTTTAATTACTGGGGGGACTCTACTTTGTTAACATGCATATGTTTGTTAGACCCTATTGAGTATACATATACTGGAGCTACATCCTAAACCTGCTCAATTGCAACTGTTATTGCATAAGACACAATTCTTTTACTCTATCCACTCAATGCAGGATAGTTCAGCCAATTACCCTCTCTATTGCTAGCCCGAAATAACCATTCAAGCCACTTTTACAAGCAGTTACAAGAATTTCTTGAAAAGGTAAGTCTATCATATATTAATATATCAGCACTAAGATAGTGCTTGTCAGTTAAATGGTCTAGGTGCGTGCAAGCGGGCCTGGGTACCACTGttcttaaaagaaaaaagaaagatagTGCTGGtcagaaaaaaagaagaagaagaagacggaATATAGCCCTGTACAAGAGAAGCATTCATTTACATAAGTGCTATTCGGTCTGATACTGAACCAATGAACTCTATTGTATCGTCCTCTGCCATGTATATTCTGTAATCTAGGCTAGAGAGCTAAGAAAGGCAGACACTTCAACATATGTGCATTCGAAAGGCACCTGTGCTTTTTTCATTCCAAATGGTCCAGCACAAGCAAGCAAGGTGAACTGGTCATATTGCACCGAAAATTTAATAATTCACTCTAGCTCACAGAAAAAAAATTTGAACTACACTATAAAAGGGGCAAAGTAGCTTTTGGAATGAAGCTTGTTGCTAGTTCCGTCTCTGTTTAACTTGTACAACTTTTTAGAGAAGGATATCTATGGGGCTAAGAGATGTTGCAGCATatcttagtttttttttaaatatagcaGCATATCTTAGTATTCTTGCGACTGTTTCTTTAAAAAATAACCTCGTGTTGTTTCCTGTTTCTTCTGTTGTACAGGTAAGAACTTCAAAActgggcaattttgttttttcTTGGTCCTGGCTGATGAATTTTGTCTGCCATGTGGAGCCTGAAAATCCTGTTAGTAACGAGGACAAGTATTACTTGTTTAGGAACATGAAATAGAAGAAGTTGAATAGACCTGTCTTATAGATGACTCCATCTTTTCTTGTTATGCAAATTAGATACATAGGTAGGAAGGACCAAATAACCATAGCTGCTTCTGGGCATTTTAGGTACTTTAGGGTCTTCAACACATTTCCAGCTCTTCTTGTACATAGAGAAATAGAATGTAAAAATCACTTTGGATAGTGCAATTCAAAGAAAATCTATGTTTATTATATTCCTTATTGTGGTTTAGCTTTATGTATGACACAAATTATATTGATTTTTTTTCCTGATTGCCATCTATGCTGATGCTAAACTTTCTGAGCCTTcgtttttctctctttttcccTTTGGTAAAAGTTGTACTTTGTGGGGGGAAAATTCGAACTTATCCATCCTCCTTGCGGTTTTTGGTCTTTACCTAATTGTGTCCTTGTATTGAAAACTTGTCTCGCCAAGTAGCATGACTGCTTAAGTACATATACTAAGATTAATTTGAATAAATGAACGAATAGAAAGTGGATGCTCAGTTTCATAACAATATTTCGTCAACAAAAGTCTAGAAGATTCTGTTGATATCAAAAGTAGATATGGAAAGTTTAGGTGTTTTGGTTTAACGTATATGAGACAAATATCTTCCATGAGCTGCGTATATGTAACTGATAAGTGTAGATCAGTCTTTTACATTGGTTGTAGGTTGTCCCCTTCAACAAATTCATCGAATGGTTAAGAGCAATATCTAATATTAAAAAGATTAAAACTATCTTATACGATTAATTGAACATGATAAGTACGTGATATCTTTAGTTTAATCTTAGCCATTGGTGTAAGATATTTAGAGATCAGCGTATAAATTAAGACCATATACAAACATTAAAGATATTAGGTATGTACTTCCACATCCATTTGTCTATCGACGTGAAAGCAGCATTCCAGGTGATAAGATTAGATCAAAAGTCTTCTTATCCATATCATGAGATTTCATAAAAGTGAGAAGTGTATAGGGAACCTAATAATACTTTACCTAATGGACCATGCATCCTATGAAAGAATTAACTTTCTATACTTCTTTTCCTTCACTATGTAGAAGATCTACAAAAGTCAAAGTTAAATTGCTAATctcatgtctctatataacataACATTGTCATTTCATATTTAAGAAGTACCGCTTTCCCATTGACCAAATTAAATTTAActcaaatatgatgatttttaaAGTTACTATCCTATGGCATGTTTGGGAATCCAAATATCCAATACATATATACTGGAGAATATTGTTCATCCTCCGGGATGGATTAAAAGTGAATCGAATATCCATGTTACTTATTTGTTAAGTTCATTGAAAATTTTCTCGCCGTTTTGTCaagttcttttattttattttaattgttgTTTGACTTTTCACCCGCTTTAGGACCCAACTAATCCGTATTTGCACAGAAAGCGCTCTCTACTGTAGCTCTATTCCCTACCAAGATTTGTAATTTACAAATATTGTCAGTATAATTTTTTTAACACTATCAATATATTTTAACACGTCATTGCATTAACTTGTCTTatatattttccaaaacactAATTTTACGTTTTATGAATGATAACTTGTAATTAATTTTTAGGTGATCTAATGTAGAACAGTTGTATAGAAGTTAAACTCAATAAAAAAATATCGGAGAGAAATAATAAAAACACTTAAGAAAAGATATACTCAACGAAAGTACTTGTGACAATGCTTAATGATTCAATAATAAACTCATAACAAGTGAAAAGTTACAAAGGTCAAGGTTGCCTATTACATCATATATATATAGAGCTCTTATTTGCCTTTCTCACGTCTTATTCATGTGAAATAACACAAGCTTTTTCCAACTTGCTATAACCTCTCCAAATCATTTTGGTCTTACATGCGAATCCTGCAAATTGACATTCCCAACAGACCAAACGTAAGTACATTCGGATAAAATTAAAAGATTTATTATCTATTACAAATTAAAATTGACAAATAATTCTGCTAATCGCAAGATAATTCCTTCATAAGATATTCAGTTTGACAACACGAAAAAaatcttttctttgtttttccccCCTTTTTTCATCAGATTTAAAAAGGCTTTGGATGTATAAGAAAGCAACTTTAGGTCACAAACTGGGTGCGAATTTAAAAACTGGGAAGTCTCATGAATTAGGACAACATGTTTAATTCTTTTCACTAAAAATTAGTCTTACTTTACCAAGCTTGAAAATCGACTCAAATAAGTGTTATTTCTAAAATAAAGGACATTATTTCTAGTCAACGATATTAAGAgatttttctaaaaattttcagcAGTTCACTTTTTTCCGccataagaaaaaaataattaaaaactaaCTTTTCGAGACAAAGTGAATAATTCCTATATACGAATATATATCAGATCACTAAAACGATAACTAAAGTAACTATTTGTAACCTAAAAAATAAGGCAGTTTATCGTAAaaattttgatgtaattttttTTGACACAACTTAAACTCTTTATATAGAAGATTATACTCACGTTTCACAGTTGGTGTTCATGGAGACAGGGAAGCCAACTTTAATCTTGCAAGCAGTGGGGAGTTGGCTAAGGAATCTATCTTGAACACCAACAAAGTTCTTGACACCAGCCTTGAGGCATCTGCAAATAGCCTTCTTATCATCCACAGACTTCACATTTTGTGCCAACTGTTGCAGCCCATTGCAACACGGCGCCGACGGCTTTGCATCCTTCCCTGTGGCAAAGGAGATGCAGGCTGCGGCCTTCATGTCTACAGTGCCACAGGGAATGACTGCTTCATTAATATGAGCAAGAACAAAGAGGACAGAAAGGCAGAGAGCAACTGAGTACAAAAGGTTCTTCATGGTTTGTTTGGAAAATGTGTTTGGAAAAATGGAGTGGTGATTGTAATGTACTAAGAGAAGTTTGGATTTATAGCTGTTTGGTTTGCTCTTGGAAGTCAGTGGGCGAAGATTATATATACAGAAGAGAGAATCGAGCATTTGGTTCTTGGGAGTTGGGAATGAGCTTCCCAAAAAGGTTTGCTGATTGAGCTTTGCAGGAGTTATTTTCTTGGATCGTGAACTTTTGTACTTTAAGGGGAATTCATGTTATCAGTCTTTTCTTGGATTGCCCACCATACAGTACTCCCCCAAATTCAATTTAttgtcaccacccaaaatccAATCAGTCGTGATGACACATAATCCAAACCGTTAGGTAAGCCAGATAACAGTCAATACAACTATAATGAAGTAAGAAGGGatcaataaatgaaataactgaaactatatacaaaatctcaatgactggtaatacatcatctgttcggaatatacataaacagatttgcaaacctaaagctaccaaggacaagtggaagttataaccggaacgcatgtacatcttcaatgccagctcccaccgtacacaacaacatcaactccaagatctgcacgcaaggtgcagaagtgtagtatgagtacaactgaccccatatactcaataagtattgatcacgcccaactctagttcTAAAAAAGATAAgcagtcgctgcaaatataatccggtctaagagtccagagtcgaatctcacagagaactaaggtttcacCATAATTATTCAATATCGttaagaagacaagctcgaataaatttctaagttataaagattaagatttttatatctaactaattaactaataaacTAAAGcagtaaattaacaactaaaaATACTAAGGGTTGGGGACTAAATTTAGGAGGTCTAGAACTATGATTTCCCCAAATGTTGGAATCCTTCCCACTATGTTTCCTACAATTTCGCTTAtatattctctactgatcgtgagcactttaggtgccgtaattctctctcgagcaactataacaatttactagacatattctctcgaactacgctagctggcttTATCTAACCGCTCATTATGACCacgtcaaggctttgttatttctaaacctacctttaaacccgctgtattgatttctcacatacgttaggagtgacgttcaacaaccacctaaatatttatcctttctcaagcaacacataataaataggcacagtcaatcgatggccattcaatcaactgaaataagcacgtagttgaacaaatagacaaATTCAAGGgttaaattatataaaaatataacaagaatttatcctccaagaggtttcatcaaaaccctagataacaaattagttactcataatagtatgtaaaaactacaatactaaaagTCATAACCAATATGAAAAGTAGGAAGAAGAAGGGAAAAAATTCGTGGTTGAATCTTCCTCCTTGCTTCTCGCgtattcttgcctccttaggtcgaatccccagtctccttagcctctttaggtctaaattatgtcaaaagtccttaaaatactatttttcatgtatataccaagtagggtcgggcccaaacaattATACCCTCTCCTACGCAAAAAAGGACACTTTTCCAGGTAAGGACGTCCGCGGCTGCGGATTCAACCGCGGATTTGGCCGCGGATTTTGGCCAGTTTCTGCCTCACATCCGCGGCCAGTGCGCGGCCGAgcatttgttgtgtatttttcaCCCTGTTCTATTTGGAATGTGGAAAAACGTAAGCCATAAAAGTTATAGCTCTTTGAATTAGCTTTCCAACCATATATTGTGGAGCTCAAATGAAGTTCTGAGCTaaaggttatgtgcattttactagacagtgtgcaatatgcctactcgattcttcgttcattcttaactatcatccgttgatccccgaacacgatctcagcttaattccttgggcttttactcagacttcaaagctccaaatcacttgaattcattccataacatctacatagctcggaatcacttctacaaggcataaaactcATAATTAGTGtaaaatactagcgattaaagctcaaactcaattaaagtgcagtaaattggagtgtaataagcgactaaaatacgtaattataccCTATCATCAAGTATCCTAACTAAACTCAacgaggtaatagaagcaagaactataaatgatactcgttGATCACCTGTATAGTTCATAAATTTAACAAGTATAGAGCAGATATATGAACAAATCAGGATATCACAGGTAAAAACCACCTTAGTGCTTacaattctttgttttaaagtgttctactCAGTCAACAATCTAACATATAAAGAATATATGcaagtaaatcaagtaaacagtcaaggaaattgcaagtaaagatgaaatgcagtAACCAAATATCAGTCTATTATGGTgcgcaacctgatccatataaaAATAtgccaataaggcctgttgcggagtgcaacccgattcaaataaccataaccagctctcccagagctcacatcaccagaaacccgtcggtttctcaTAATCCGCATGTactatcaagagagaaacatgagagggtgaccctagggggatggatccatatccacacgtaAGCACGGTCAATTCAACGTGTTATCGGCTCGTCGTAgtcataggctcaatatcataatccgccaagcatggtcacaggctcaatataaCGGAtacgcccggcgtggtcacaagcataacaacacatCCGCCAAgcatggtcacaagcataacaacacatccgcctggcatggtcacgtGCATAACAATACACTCTGCCAGgagtggtcacatgcataacaacacaatccatcCGGCGtagtcacatgcataacaacacaatcctccCGGCATGGTCACTGGTATAACAATACAATCTATTCGGCGTGTTCATATGCATCAAGTCCAAATCATATCGCacagaagcaaatatacaagaatatatgtatatgatgaatgaatatTAGATTTCATGTTCCTGGACTAGtataatgacatgctaaagtacatgcatgtgcaaagtgtactatcatagctcaaatcggcaatttcatcacagaaatatcaattatcaagttcattcaggaaaTTAGTCTCTATGCAATCCTCAAACATGGATTAAATAGTTCACAAAAAGGTTACAAGTATGAGAtacatcatagcttaaagcttaacagtcaattcttgGGATActatagcct containing:
- the LOC104094400 gene encoding non-specific lipid-transfer protein C, cotyledon-specific isoform-like, coding for MKNLLYSVALCLSVLFVLAHINEAVIPCGTVDMKAAACISFATGKDAKPSAPCCNGLQQLAQNVKSVDDKKAICRCLKAGVKNFVGVQDRFLSQLPTACKIKVGFPVSMNTNCETIRM